The bacterium DNA window AAAGAAGTGATAATCGGTTTAGGCGGCCTAAACTTTCGTGCTTTCCTTATGCTGGGACACCGCGCCCTCGAGTCACTCCGTAAGCAGAGGCCATGTCCTTGCCTCTTGCTTTGTATACTTCGAAATATTCGTACCAGAACTTCTCTGGACCCAAATTCCGCATGACTTTGTAGCGGACTCCGATCCGCGAAGCAATACTGAAATTTGTATTGGAGCAAAATTTCTTCAAATGCTCAAGACTAATCCTTATTTGCATCGACTGAATTCAGCAACTGGTTGACGGTTTGGCGGAGTTCATCAATGTTTGAAGGCCAATGATAGGACAATAGTGCAGTGACGGCCTCTGGGGACCACGATTTCAACGGGATGTGCATATCGATTGCGGCAGATTCTGTTACCACTGCAAGAATGTCTGGGAAGTCGCCTAAACGCTCCGAAAGGCCCGGCACTTTCAACTGGAAGCCCGTAACAAGTTGGTGTAAACCAGCAAGGAATCGTCCGTCGCGTACAGCTAGGGCAAGATCTTTCGATGTTGAGACCAGAACGTTGGTTTTCAACTTATGGTGTTTGGTGCTTCCAATAGGCAAAAACTCTTTGTCTGGGGTGCCCGAAGCAGTTTAGACTGAATCGTGAGGGACAGGTCAGTTATTCTTCCAGAAAAAGTGTACCACCCTCCGTTAGGCCCAAAGCGCCCAACCTTTCAGTAGTGGCACCCGTTCGAGTTTCTAAGGCATACCCAAAGACTCTTTTCAAAGCCCGGGTGTTTGGACTCGGAACAGTTAATGCGCATGAATTGGCGGTGCGCGCGGGCACTCTTTGCGTGCATATAGAGTGCAAACTCATGT harbors:
- a CDS encoding sigma 54-interacting transcriptional regulator is translated as MKRVFGYALETRTGATTERLGALGLTEGGTLFLEE